The genomic region TGttcaataacaaaaaaaatgttgataTGAACAGCAGAGGCTTGACAATTCCAATTCATAAAATTTTACAAACATGAACTGGAAACAAAAAGCTTGCTAATAAAAtatcagaaaacaaaaattgaaaaatctccCTTCGCTCTCCCCTTCCCTCATGTGCTTACAACCCGGCACTCGGGAACCCTTTTATGTAGCATGGACGTTCCTTTGAATGTCACCATTTGGTAGCAGGTTCTTCGGTAGGTGGTGAGCTGCAGCACGAGGGACGCAACCGTAAGTACCAGGGCACAAGAAAAGGTACGACTAGAATTGAGGCATCAATTAGACACATTTAAACATACCTGCTCCGGCTTCATTTTTGTAAAACCAAATTTATCGGTCCATATGGATTCTGCTTCTTCCGCAGCCGGCAGCACAATACTTTTCACATTCAAGAAAGCTAGCAGCTTTTCAATGCAGGAGAACAATAGTTGGAAGTAGCCCTGTGAAGTTAGGTGATTAAAGTTAAACCATATCAAATTGAAAACTGCAGTCATCCCATTGTGGGTGGCATAATGAAAACTACCAATAATTAAATATTGTATCACAAAACCgccaaggaaaaaagaaaagcagggcaaaaaaattaaacataatcaTCTAAGAAAAATACAACTTTATATTCATATAGTCTCACCTTGCCATGGTTACCATTACTAGTGGCAACCAAAGGAAGTTCAGCAACTTCATGACCAAAAACACGTATAATTCCAGCTGATACCACAGTCGAGCTGCAAGACCAGTCAAGTTCTATCAATTATACTACACGGAAGCAAGTCCACGACCAGAAATCAAAAGAATTCTTACTTGACCATCAGTATTGCACAGTACATATTCCCAAATTCTTGGCTCCTAACATTCCTtctgagagagagaagaaagtaaTGTTAGAAAAGATAGACATGTAAGACTGTCAAAAATAAACCAACTACAGCATAAGGTATAAAATATCCTTATGCTTACCCATAAACCATGGCGGGAATAAGGTCTCGCCCAGATTCTGCATCAACTATAGGATCAAAACAATCCTGAGACACAAATATCGGAGAATTTCAATTAGTCATGATGATTGCCCCACTCGTCTGTAACAAATGCCTCAATATGCTTCTTTAATGCAAGAaatgataaataataaaaaaataaccctAGTGCATAAAAGCATAGTGCACTGTAAAATTCCTGCCTATCAAAATAAACATTTCAGTCATACAGAAgggggaaaaagaaaatcaccgtaacaaacaaacaccaactGCATTAAGTGGGTCCTAAAGAAGTCATCTTGTTCAAGGGGATTGTGCTGTCTATGTGCAATTGTAACCAAagaatttctgtttttttttttttttgtttttttgcttgCAAAAGAATTATAGCTAGTTATCAGACAATGCAGAAACTAGAATTCTTTCAGTTCATCActtttttttccattaattATAACAAATCGTCTAAGATATTCAGTTATCAAAGAATTTTCCAGAAGGAAAATGTGGAGGGACATACTAACAGAAAGGTtattacaaacaaataaagaCATAGGAAATTCTAAGAATATGACTAAACTAATGTATATTGAATCATGAAAatacaattaaacaaaaaataaaaattatatgaacAGCCCTCCAGAAGAGAGTGAAAAACTGGAATGATCATAAATTGTTGTAGGCAAGCACAATGTTTTCAAAGCAGAGAGGGCAGCACTTACATGGAAGATAGCAACAGCCTTTGAAAGTAAAAAACGACATTCCTGAGAAGCAATTTTGCCACTAATGAGTCTCCATCTCACATCAAACCCACTGACAGTCTCCAAACCGTTtgcctccatcttcttctttatAACATCCAAATGAGAGTCAGGAAGCTTCTCAGCTCCTCTAGTCAGCAACCTTTGCAAAATAGAATGAATTCTACTGCAGTCTGCGCAACAAAACCACTTCCCTTTTGGCAATTCCTGTTAAACAAGTGACGTCAACAGTCTaaactgaaaattaatttgCAAGGCCACAGGATAAGGAAGGTTTTGCTGATGTGAGTTGTCAAATATGTCCTTCAATTAAGTACTCACCTTTAAATTTGCCATTTTATGTTTCTTCAAACAGCCAACATGATATTCCTTCTCACACTGGCACACAATAAGAGAAGAGTACCATTTGGACATTTAGGTAGAAACGAAAGTAGCATTTCATGTAACATGCACTTCAAATGCACCAACTATGGcatgaacaagaagaaaatacCTGATCACAAAGTATAATAGTTCGTGGACCAAATCCTGATTTGCTAAAATCATAACCTCTGCATACAGAaccaacaataaaataaaagcaacATAAAGAGAAGTATATTGACAGCTATCCACCACAACTGCATCAGGAATATGTCTAAGACCATAGAATTCAACAAAATAGGTTTCTGATATTACCTACATAAAACGCATCCAGTTAGTTCAGCTTCTATGTCTTTGACAATACGAATGCATCTTTGGGTTATCTGTTCTATAGGATCAATTCCATCAATCCTTCCAGCAGCGACAgcattttcattatgttccacaAACTTTTCTCTTTGAAACATATTTTGACAAAACTTACAGTACCAGTCACCACGAGGAACACTTGGTAGAGAAGCACAGTCTGCAGGAGGCAAAAAATTCACACAAAAACTAATATAAGGCAAACACAGTTGCAGAAGTGTAAAAGATAAAGAACTCAATGAGTGTTTTCAGATACAATGCATATCTCCGATAACTGAAATGCAAGATTCAAATACAAATGAAATGAATTTCAATTTAACCCATTTACAAAAACTTAATATTCTATACAGACAACACACGAATAAAACAAATTCTAAGCAAATTCTGTCTCCATGTCATGAACTTGAAATATAATTAACCAAAGGTTTACAAATAAAGCAATAGCCCTTTTCAGTTCATCGATTCAGTGTAACAACTTGACCTCATCCATTCAAATAGCATCTCCTATTGAACTAGCTTTACAGTCAATTAGTAGGAAATTAACAAGTTTTTATTGTactccaaaaaaattaaaaaaattatttgtttcacCTCTGTGGAAGGCCCTAGGGCATCCATCACAAAGCACAAGGTTCCCACCATCGGCACAAATGATGCACAAGTCATCATTATCCTTGGCTGCATATTTCCGACCTCTTGACAAAGATATAGCCAACTCGTGGAGAGACACTCCGTTAGATGTGTAAATGTATGCATAgctgccaaaaataaaaataaaaaacacaaccaTAGAATTATCAAGTGCTTAAGGTAAATTGTGACGTAGTTGGCCACTGAATATCTCACAAAAGCTTACGGTTTCCTGCGTGTGGCCCAACCTGCATGGGCCTCAAACTGTGACGGGCTGACCTGCAGATTTTGGATAATAAAATGGTTAAAGGCTCCAATACAGTTCAAGTACAGTGAACTCCAAATGCTAGCACACAAACCTCACTGTTGCAGCAACAACAAAATATTCCAAATCCTTTCTTGTAACCAACTAGCAATTTCTGTCCAACAAAAGAAATTATTATATTTCAATAAGCCCATAAATGGCATGTAAAAATGACCAATCTTTTTCTAAATGACCTGTCCGCGTGCATAATATGCTACTTCTGTTCCGTCAGGCAATCCACCTTCCTCGAAAACCAACTTATGCAGCCGCTGATCTCTTTAGAAAGATACACCATAGAATAAAGAGATTATTCACATGtcacaaacgaaaataaatacTTCATCCAAGATTATGctccccaaaatcataaactttTTAATAATAATCAAAAGGAGGGGAAACCTACTTTGTTGTAATCCTCCACTGACTTTTCTTCTGCGAAGAAAAATACACTGAAGAAGTACTAGGGGACCTTGAGATTAGAATTGATTTTGAAGATCTGTAAAAAATTCAGACAACCTGTCAAAAAAGATGAAGTACATACAGATAATGTttgtatattatttatttatctagACAATTCACATATCAAATAGGTTTCTGGAAAGAATCAGTTTTCTTGGATTGCTTTTAGAAAAGATTACTAGTAGGACGAAAATATCAAACATAAGTCTATCATTGATTCAAATTGTAAATTCAAAGGAAACCTAAGTAGATACCAACTTTGGTGTTATCTTCCATCCACTCTTATAATCTGAACTCTCTGGAGAACAACTCTTTGAGGGATCTGAGATCAAAACTGGTGTTGATGACCTGCAATGAAGGTAGAAGCAtaaaaagggaaggaaaagaaCCTTCTAAAACCTCAACCAAAACCATGTCCCTTCAATGATCCAGCTGTTATTTAGAACAAAATAGTCATTTAGGTTGGTTAATTTAGTGCTTCATAACTTATCCATCCAATATATGCACTAATGATACAACAAAAGGATATGGGACGCCATCAAAGAAAGAGACGTACTTTCTTGTATTCAACTGGGTCTTCTTTTTCAGTGACCAATAGAGTGGAGCACTCTTGGGGGATTTTGACACTGCATTTTTCAGGGGAGTTGAGATTGCACTTCCCAAGGGTTTTGAGATTGCACTTTTCGAGGACTTTGAGATTGTACTTTTCAGGGACCTTGAGATTGCACTTTTCCGGGACTTTGAGATTGCACTCTTGGAGGACTTTGAGATTGAAACAGGTATGAAAGATCTGAGAGAATACAGATGCAAGAACATATGAAATGTTATTTGCATATCTCTATAATAAAAACTGAAAGGACACAACAGCTAAGTAACATTCTTATACTTTACATATGGTTTCAGAAATATAGTATTGTGACTTATGATATAATATCCTCAGACTTTGTAATCCCGACAAATGTGAAAACACCGGAGTTGATCCATGTATAATGGCACACATATTAGATCCACCAAACACATTAGGCTTTTTTTAAGATTCTTTCAATCAGAAAATATCATGATAGATTGTTAAACAATAAATTTGAGCCTCTTGAGTGCACCCAATGGAACTACAGTTTTTCAGAAACAGTTAGCAAACAACAGTCTCAGAATCTCAGAAAGAATTCAGCAAATTCCCACCCTAGgactaaataaacacatattgtCAAACTAATACCTATGAAACAGTAACTTGAGGACGGTAATATGTTACTATCAACTTCCTTATAGACAGCAAACATGAATCATTTGAATCTATGAAACACAAGCATAACATACACTACACTGAGTTTAGCAATGTCCCAATACAGTCCTAGAAGGGTTAAAAACAGCAAAATATAATACTACCTAATCATTGACCTtatagaacaaaaaaaaaaaattgacactAATATCTTGATGCTTAAGAGACAAGATGCAGATAAGATTCCCACTAACATAAAATTACGAAACCCTTTCTTTTTATGGCCAATGTCCCAATACATCCTAGAAGGGTTCAAAACAGCAAAATATATTACATCAAACACTGGCTAATTAAGGGGAAATCAAAGGCTACAATCTGGAATACCAAAATCAACATATTCCAGAGCATAAGTTGACAAAATGACAAAGTTGGATGAGGTAGCTCGACAGGATACCGTACCTGAGACTATTGCCTCTCTCATGAGTTAGGCTGCACTCAGGCTGCTTCGGCTCCATGCAAGAATAGCAAAGAGATCCATCACCCAGAGCACAGTATGGAGGAAAAGACACTAGAAATGATAGGGAAAAATGGCAATAAGAAAACTTTTAGAAAATCGCTATAATCAATACGATTATAATTTCTTAATGCAAAAGAATATTGactaaatacaaaaaaaaaaaaaaaaaaaaaaaacaacaacaactcACCACTACATTTTTTACAAGTAAAATACTTCTCCATGGGTGAAGAACTGATGAACTTCTGAATTGTTGTTTCCAATGTATGCAAAGAAGCATTTCTGCACGACTTCAAGAGATCAAGCAGACTCCTTCCATTCTCAAAACAAATATACTGTGCTGCTCGTCTGTATGTTTTACAAGCATGAATCTCAAATTGGGACGGTGGAATAACCTACATTGatgggaaaaaaataaaataaatacacaaACCATATCCCAAAACAGTTTATAGCATGCTAAACCATATTAGGGTTACAAACATTACTCACTCTGCCGCCGTTGCACAGTATGCATGAACACAAAATTCCACCATCCTTTATTGTGCCCCGCAGACCGAATGCCTAAATTATAATGTGCCACTTTTAGCTCATGACATATCTTAAACATATTGAATATGCATATCTATATGAACTTGGAATTAAATCTACCTTCTTGCTGCCCATGTAAATCACTTGCACCCCATCAACCAAGCCAGTGTCAAAGAGCTCTTTGACTGTTGTAGGTTTCCTGTCCACCACAATCTTCTTTGACATTTTCAATTCTAGCTTATTCTTCAGTGGCGATGTCAGCATGCTGACTCCAACTGTATCTTCCCCCTCTATATTTGAAATCACTTCAACAGGCACAGACCCTGATGCATTTTCCACAGTAGGCTCAAACTTGGGTCTCAATGCTGATCGAGTAAACCGCCTCAATGCCCCGCCTTTCATATCTGTTTCCCCCTCATGATAATTGGGCTCATCTTTAACTACAATTTCAACCAAGTCTGCTTCCATATCGTGCTCCTCACACGAAGGCCCTGACCGCTCACTGCCACCCTCATGTCTACACCTGGGTATCTCCAAATTGCAATTTGACTCATCTTTAACTAAACATTCAACTAATTGATGAGAAGGGGTTTCCTCAATTCTCGGCTTTTCCGAGCCCTTCCGCCCATTTATCTCCGCCCCCTCCGAAACCCCATTACCGCCATTGATCCGAGCCCTTCTCTCTCGGGTATAAACAATCACACCATTCACAATAGTACCCTTAAACCTCTTACGATTAAGTCTCTCATAAACAACACACGGACTCGTCTGGGACTCGGCCTGAGTCCCAGCCACTGAATCAGCGAGCGGAGTTTGGCCCTCCAAAACACAAGCCAATTCCCGCTTCATGCCGGTTCAGTCCCACAAATCGTCCCCAAAATCTGCAAAAccctccaaaaaataaaaaataaaaaattcgcacacaaaatcaaacaaaatttcaaaacccaATTACGAAAACCCTAAAAATCGAGAGTCTAAACCAAAAATTGGGGGAGGAAGACTGTACCGGATATATCAGATGACGGCCATGCAAGTGAAATCGGTTCGAACAGCGACTCTGAGATATCTAAGAAATGTGAGAGATTGAGATCGGATGGATATAAATTGGAGTTTACGAGGGACTTTCACTTACTGTTTCTGCAAATTCGAATGGAGATTTGATAGGAGGGAGGCGGAGAGGGCCACGATATCGCCGTTATTGGGAAGGTGAACTGACTCGACTGTCAgccaggagagagagaggagagagaatcagATAGACAGCAGTCGCATGACAGGAAGGGTGGGAAATGGTGGGATCCGTAAATAAGTTCAGTGCATAGGTGAAACGACCAAAACACCATCACTCCTACTTTATCACGCCAacccacaaaaaagaaaagaaaaattaattgacaaaaataaaagtcGGAGTTTATATTTCACTGTAAATTAACTAATGAGTCCCGATTCACCGGAAAATATTAGAGTCGTATATGACTTGGATGCTATATGCAAGTCATATTTGATTTTAGATATAACTCTAGAGTTAAGGGTGTGACTCTATGTTAAAAGTATACAAAAGTTATAGAGTGTTTGTCAAAATTTAACACTCAATTTCATGAAtatcactttttataaaaacttttaaaTATAACAGAAAACTTACACCTAAATGTCctcaaaatccaaaaccatctacATAGAAGTGCTTCACTGCTTCCTGAGAATTCATAGGACATCAGTGTTGTAACCTTCAATTGTAAAACTTCATAAACCCTAATGTCGCTAGTGACAGTCCCCACAACCACATCAATCTTGTTATCCTTTCCTTGCATGTACTTAATCAACCTCAAGAGAGAAAGTGATGCCCTGTTGACTTTGCTCATGAACAAACATTTAAGAACAACTGCATTCAACTTGCTTCCAGTCCTCCAGACAAGAAAATGATACAACTAGGCGAGAAGCTCGAGATAGATATCATCAAACCTAGGCGCAGTGTGCTTCATCTTCTTACTCTTACCTCTTGCCACAGGATTGATCCCCATTATTACTACTAGCGTTGAAGCTCAGTTGCTCGGGATGCTGCTTCGAAAGCGTTAGGCCTTTATTTGGTCAATTCATTGAACAAATATGGATCATGTACTTCCATATGGTTGAGCCAAGGATGAAGATAGTTGAAGAAAAAGAGTGATTGCTCCCACGGTCTTATACCCATGAGAAGGACTTTTAGTGGTACCTTCATTGTTGGCAACAACTTTTGCTGGTGGTGGGTACAACAAGGAAGTTGGGAACAATGATATGGATGAGGGTTGTGCAGATCTTATTGCTTATGGTGCTTGGTTCTTGGTTAACCCGTAATTCTTTAGTTAatgtttatttggttttaattttgagggtatttaagtctatttaagtggattttctgttctttttgaaagattttctaaaaaatgacatttataaaatttggtgttGAATTTTGGCTATTATCGATAAAAACTCAAAGTTATACTTGACTCTATAATTGGTGGTGTAATCTCTCTCTAATGCATAAGAGCTAGTTAAAGTTCAAATTTAACCCCCTATGCTTTGAAAATATTGTAACTTGCACCATCACATTTGAAGTCAAGTACGACTTTGTTTTACAAATAGTATCGTTAGtcggtgataggagcatatttatgcaacttagctatgttgtttccttgcatttagtgagctaattactacttattatagtgttttaagctatttttgtatgtttgtaggtttatgtgctattttaattaattaaaagtagtTGTTTCGAATATAGGGGAGACATACCCCAAGGACGAACGTGAGCAAGTGAGGCTGGGGGGCTATGAACCTTCGACATATCAATGAGTAGGCATTTTTTTCcgtgtgtgtttatatatatatatatatatatatatatatatatatataaactttacTATTTCcagaaatgttttaaattgatttgtgCATAGCATGCCATGGTTTAAATGTGTTGTATTTTGAATATTGCATTGTTATGAGTTGTGAGTATGCCACATGATCCTACGGGAAgcgcaggtaagttcaggtgagttgtTATGTGATTGAAATGATTGCATTATATTGgcatgcatatattcatttagagctcatcattactgcaccccggtgttagtgctcccaccccgGGCCAGGACCAGTCATTCACGtaatgttcacctcctgcacctcacgattgccttggatccaagtttggtgtcagccctgtcgtacaggtcacattaggtgactccgactcgtaggtgacctgcgatttaTCGCTAGcattcatgtgatcgtagcactagagcatacatatttACACTCAGCCCTATTATATAGGTTAcactaggtgactccgactcgtgtgcaagcgTAGACTGATGAGCAATAGGTCCAattgtacaggtcacattaggtgactccgactggcatGATAGTTTAGATTGATTCACACTTgacttacatttattattgctaAGAAATCGAGGCATGGCATGCTTTTATTGTCACTACTTTTGAGCATTGGTTTTTCATACATatacgtagtattattttctggaaattgCAGGTTTTACAAAGAGAGGTTAGtactttcaaaaaaaataaatgtgatttctaaagctttgttcttgccccctcacccttctgtttttcgcccctccaggtacTAGATAGTTGTTCTTCTTTGTGGCACATGAGGATTACCCAACGGATTCTGACATTCCACTGATTAATGTAGGGATCTTCTCTCTAGTTGTGTATTTAGTACTTAGTCAATTCGACTGCACCTTTAAGTTGCCTATGCTCTAAACGTTTGTAATTTGGGTTTGACCACTTCCGCATACTcacttatttttagtttgaataagttttaattttggttttaatttgttcacatTTTTAATTACTTCCTTTGCACTCTTAGCTACGTCACTCTCATGTGATGACCAGCATGCCTCGACTCCGGTCGGAGTGTGTCAAAGTTCGCTtcacaaaaatttaaattaacgCTCTAGGCAAGCCCACTAAAATCAAATTAACCTAAACCTTAAAACAACCTATAATCCTAAATCATGAGTATCACCGTCACCACTTGAATGAGAACTGTCATCAAAACCAATCACATCTAAGGCCAAAAACCGTGTAGAGCATGGATGCGTCTTTAGAAAACTTTGTTTTCAGTAGTACAATTTTGCTCAATATTGAACAACAAGGGTCCTCATATGATGGCAATGACTAAAATTAACTTGGAAAATagaataaattatttttgtaacAAGATAATTTTGGACGAAAGATCGgattgtaaaagaaaaacaaaatgatgaaCTATGCAAAGTATGACTTGAACCAATACTAATCATTATAAAGGGATTGTTTTTACCAGACCAACTCAAAAGAAATAACTAATAACAATAAAAAGGAATATGAGAGGGACGGAGAAGGAATTACGGCTACTTTATTTTCTGTAAAGGCTAGTTTTCTTTTCAcccttataatttttttagttatatTTAGTTTATTAATATCTTGAATATCTTAAAATATATACTAGATTTTGGCCTTGTTTGGACgattattaaaaagaaaaactaattaaaatgacttgaaaattttgagttttaacgataagaacaaaaaaagagtaaagtgaatagcaataggattgactttttagtataaaaatatagcttttcgttaaagtgaacagtaccgagatTGGCAAAAAtagttgaaagtgtttttgggtACAAAACTTTACTTAACTACTTTTTGGAAGAAACACCTGTTTTAGAAGTAAATCAATTGCATATTTAGGAAGCCATCGTATTTTGTTAGGAAGTACATCAAGTACTTTTTTTAGGGAGCCATTGCATTTGCTTTGAAACTTCCAATGTGATTCTAAATTTATGACAAAAGTGCTTTTGAgcagaaatgttttaaaaatgactAACTAATATCTATATTTGTTGAAATAATTTAGGATTTAATTCCCAAAATTACTCTCTCAAAATTACTGAACAGAAAGGGTAAAATGGAGTAATTTCTTCGTCTTTCACTCTCGGGGGTACCAGAATAGGGATCTTGGGTGGTCTTGAGCATGCAGATGGGCGCTACTCTAGGCTGAGGCCGATGCTTAAGTCTTCCTACGTACTCTGGGCGCCGATGAGTAGGTTTAGCCTCAATGACCAGCTGTGAGGACTCGAACTCGAGCATTGAGTGAGAAATGTGAACGTACCTATCGTTGGTAACTATATCAATTTTCTAAACGGAAATCCTATGTGTCCCTTGGTAACTTTTTAGCTTTTAGCTTTTAATTTATTCTCATGTTAGACATATACGGAggaattaggggtgggcacgagTAGGATGGGCCAGTGCCGAAAATTGAGGGGATCGGATTGAACCCGTTTGTAAATATAACGGAGCAGAGCAGAGTGAATCGTGTGTTTTCGTGAATAGAACTGGTCTTAACTCGGCCCGTTGTTGGTCATCTCATTTTGCTTCTCAGGCATGATTTGCTGAACATATCAATGTAAGTCCTCGCTCTCCAAATTATTTGTTCTTTCTCATTTAATTAAAGATTGCATCATCTGATAAGGTTGTAATTGTATGATGATCATGAATTTAAATGAAGAGGACTCCTTCACATGGTGCTTTAAGTCCAATCATCTGGAGCCGTTGTACTTGAGGAGTTGAGCTTCCCAGAATCGAACGATGAAGGTGTTGgggtggtggggggggggggggaactCTGGGCCGAGGGCtcttttttttcagattttttgacCCGCTCCACCCCGCTAGTTTCGTGGACACGCTCCGTCCCGCCCCgttttgtgttaaaaaaatttagatctACATCTACGCCCGAAACGCATGAACCAGCCCTGACTTGCAGGTCCATGGTATGTTTGCCCACCCAGGAGAAATAAAAGATATCAACTAGTGGAGGGAAGAGAATATAATAGGATAGacacacaaaattaaaattaaa from Pyrus communis chromosome 9, drPyrComm1.1, whole genome shotgun sequence harbors:
- the LOC137745207 gene encoding uncharacterized protein produces the protein MKRELACVLEGQTPLADSVAGTQAESQTSPCVVYERLNRKRFKGTIVNGVIVYTRERRARINGGNGVSEGAEINGRKGSEKPRIEETPSHQLVECLVKDESNCNLEIPRCRHEGGSERSGPSCEEHDMEADLVEIVVKDEPNYHEGETDMKGGALRRFTRSALRPKFEPTVENASGSVPVEVISNIEGEDTVGVSMLTSPLKNKLELKMSKKIVVDRKPTTVKELFDTGLVDGVQVIYMGSKKAFGLRGTIKDGGILCSCILCNGGRVIPPSQFEIHACKTYRRAAQYICFENGRSLLDLLKSCRNASLHTLETTIQKFISSSPMEKYFTCKKCSVSFPPYCALGDGSLCYSCMEPKQPECSLTHERGNSLRSFIPVSISKSSKSAISKSRKSAISRSLKSTISKSSKSAISKPLGSAISTPLKNAVSKSPKSAPLYWSLKKKTQLNTRKSSTPVLISDPSKSCSPESSDYKSGWKITPKSSKSILISRSPSTSSVYFSSQKKSQWRITTKDQRLHKLVFEEGGLPDGTEVAYYARGQKLLVGYKKGFGIFCCCCNSEVSPSQFEAHAGWATRRKPYAYIYTSNGVSLHELAISLSRGRKYAAKDNDDLCIICADGGNLVLCDGCPRAFHRDCASLPSVPRGDWYCKFCQNMFQREKFVEHNENAVAAGRIDGIDPIEQITQRCIRIVKDIEAELTGCVLCRGYDFSKSGFGPRTIILCDQCEKEYHVGCLKKHKMANLKELPKGKWFCCADCSRIHSILQRLLTRGAEKLPDSHLDVIKKKMEANGLETVSGFDVRWRLISGKIASQECRFLLSKAVAIFHDCFDPIVDAESGRDLIPAMVYGRNVRSQEFGNMYCAILMVNSTVVSAGIIRVFGHEVAELPLVATSNGNHGKGYFQLLFSCIEKLLAFLNVKSIVLPAAEEAESIWTDKFGFTKMKPEQLTTYRRTCYQMVTFKGTSMLHKRVPECRVVST